The following is a genomic window from Pedobacter sp. KBS0701.
ATTCACTTCCAAATTAGAGAACAACGATAATACGGTTGTAATTACTACTACGGCATTACAGCCCATTACTAAATATATTTTAAGCGTTAATAACAATTTATCATCAAAAACCGGTGGCAAACTTCAATCGGCAGTTGCTGTAAACCTGATCACTGCTGTAGATGATGCAGATAAATTTGCCCGCATCAGCGACGATGACCTTTTAACTTTAGTTCAAAAGCAAACCTTTAAATATTTCTGGGATTTTGCACATCCAATCAGTGGCCTAGCCAGGGAAAGAAATACATCGGGTAATACTGTAACTTCAGGTGGATCGGGTTTTGGGATCATGGCCTTGGTTACCGGTATCAGCAGGAATTTCATCAGCAGGGCCGATGGATTGGCGAGGATCCAAAAGATGGTATCCTTTTTAAAAACTGCCGACCGCTTTCATGGTGCCTATCCACATTGGTTGGATGGAAATACCGGAAAAGTAATTCCCTTCAGCACCAAAGATAATGGTGGTGACCTTGTAGAGACTTCATTTCTAATGGCAGGTCTAATTACAGCCCGCCAATACTTCAACGGTACTGATGCAGCAGAAGCTACGTTAAGGGCCGATATTAATACCATTTATAATGGGGTCGAATGGAACTGGTACAGAAAAGATAACAGTAGTACTCTTTACTGGCACTGGAGCCCTAATTACAATTGGGACATGAACCTGCCCGTTAAAGGCTGGAATGAGTGTTTGATCACTTATGTGATGGCCGCAGCCTCTCCTACCTCTTCGATCCCTAAAAGTGTATATGATGGCGGCTGGGCTCAAAATGGAGCAATGAAAAACGGGAACACCTATTACGGCGTCCAACTTCCTTTGGGTATAGCGAATGGTGGACCATTATTTTTTTCGCATTATTCTTTCCTGGGCATCAATCCAACAGGTTTAAGTGATGCTTATGCCAATTATGAGATACAAACCAGGGCACATACGCAGATTAATTATAACTATTGTAAAGCTAATCCGCTCGGTAACTATGGTTATGGCGAAAATTGCTGGGGTTTAACGGCGAGTGATATCCCTAACGGATATGCTGCAAGTGCACCAGGCAATGATGTGGGGGTAATTGCCCCAACTGCAGCTTTATCGTCTTTTCCTTATACGCCAACAGAATCGATGCAGGCGCTAAAATATTTTTATTACAAACTTGGCAATAAAACCTGGGGAGACTATGGTTTTTACGATGCTTTCTCCCTAAAAGATCAATGGTTTGCTTCCTCTACCCTGGCGATAGATCAGGGACCGATTGTGGTGATGATCGAAAATTATAGAACCAAATTAATCTGGAACTTATTTATGTCGGCACCTGAAGTTAAAGCGGGCATGAAAAATCTTGGTTTTAGTGGCCCCAATCTTTAACATTATACATCAGCAATGAAATTTATATTCCGAAACTTCCTCTTATTATCATTTACTCTTTTTACGCTATCATCATGTGCACAGCGAAAAAAAAGTGCCTACAATCCAGATCTAAATATCAAAAAGAATCTTTCCGATATCGAATTATTGGATCTCGTTCAAAAACAAACCTTCCAATATTTTTGGGATGGTGCCGAGCCAATTTCTGGTGCAGGCAGAGAGCGTTTCCATGTAGATAACGTTTATCCTGAAAATGATAAAAACACAGTAGCTACAGGTGCAACAGGTTTTGGTTTAATGGCCATTTTAAGCGGAATTGATAGGAATTACGTAACCAAAAAAGAAGGATTAGACCGCTTAAATAAAATATTGGACTTCCTATCCAAAGCCGATCGATTTCATGGCGCGTGGTCGCATTGGATAAACGGCGAAACAGGAAAAGTACGTCCATTCGGACAAAAAGATAATGGAGGTGATTTAGTGGAGACTTCATTTGTTGCGCAGGCTTTAATCTGCATTAACGAGTATTATAAAAATGGTTCTGAACCCGAAAAAGCATTAGCAAAAAAGGCCGATGACCTTTGGAAGGAAATCGATTTTAATTGGTTCCGCAACGGACAAAACGTATTGTATTGGCATTGGTCGCCAGAGTATAACTGGGAAATGAACTTCCCGGTAAAAGGCTATAACGAATGTTTAATCATGTATGTTATGGCAGCTTCCTCCCCTACTCATACCATACCCGCCAAAGTCTATCACGAAGGCTGGGCAAGAGGAGGAGCAATTAAAGCAGATTTCGATCTTTATGGACATCATATTCCATTAGATTATCAAGGTGCAAAAAATTCTGTGGGTCCATTATTTTGGGCACATTATTCATATTTAGGTTTAAATCCTAAGGGATTAAAAGACCGCTATGCCGATTATTGGCAAAACAATGTAAACCACACACTGGCTATATACGATTACTGTGTAGCCAACCCTAAGAAATTTAAAGGTTATGGCAAAAATAGCTGGGGTTTAACTGCCAGTTACTCAGTTAAAGGTTATGCTGCCCATAGCCTTCAGGAAGATTATGGCGTTATCTCGCCCACAGCAGCCATTTCTTCTATCCCATATACCCCAAAAGAATCGATGAAGGTAATCAGACACCTTTACGAGGATTTGGGCGATAAGGTTTGGGGGAAATACGGTTTTTATGATGCTTTCTCTGAAACGGATAACTGGTATCCGAAAAGATATCTGGGCATTGATCAGGGTCCAATGGTAGTAATGATCGAAAACTATAGATCAGGACTGCTTTGGAAGTTATTTATGGGAAATAAAGATGTTCAAAATGGTTTGAAGAAACTGGATTTTCAGTTTCAACCATAGTATAGTGTTGCGTATAAATGTTTAGCCATCATATATTTTAAATTAAATCTACAGAACCATGAAAAAAGTAATTTTAATATTAACAGCAATGATAGGATGTGTAATCCTAAACTCAAGTTTTACTTCCATATCCAATGCTAAACATAAAACTGTAAAAGCAAAATTTGCTACTGTAAATGTAACGGCCACCAACTCAACCAGTGATGGTGTGTACGTAAGGTTAGAAAATAATACCAGTGGTGGTGCCTATGTTTTCTTTATCCAACCCAATTCTCCAAACGGAACAGTAATCGGACAGATACCAGAAAATGGCGACAGTTATACCGTAAAATTAACCTCAACTGGTGGCGCACATGATATGTGGGTTTATTGGGAGCACCAATCTCACGTTACCGGACTAAGCGTTAGCGGCATGTCGATAGGATGTTCGAGCTGCGCCAGAATAAACATTTTTAATTAATTCCCAACGAATAATGGCTAAACATTTATTCAAAATATTTTTAATAATACCTCTGCTTTGCGGTAAGTTCACGGCTTCTGCGCAGCAGAAAACCTATTGCAACCCCATCAATGTAGATTATGGTTATACGCCTTTCGAATCTTTTTCTGAATGGGGTAAACACCGTGCCACAGCCGATCCGGTAATCGTAAATTATAAAGGCGATTTTTATCTCTTCAGTACGAACCAATGGGGTTACTGGCACAGTGCCGATATGCTGAACTGGAAATTCCATGAAAGAAAATTTCTTCGCCCATGGAACAAAACCAAAGATGAACTCTGTGCGCCTGGTGTGGGTATTGTTGGCGATACCATGGTGGTTTTTGGCAGTACTTATACCAAAAATTTCACACTTTGGGGCAGCACCGATCCTAAAGGGAACAAATGGTTTCCTTTGGTTGATTCATTAGAAATCGGTGGCTGGGATCCAGCCTTTTTTACCGACGGTGATGGTAAATTTTACATGTATAACGGCAGCAGTAATAATTATCCGATGTATGGTGTAGAGCTCGACCGCAAAACTTTTAAACCAAAAGGTACCCGTACACCAATGTATTTGCTCGAAAGCTGGCGCTATGGCTGGCAACGTTTCGGCGAGTATATGGACAATACCTTTCTCGATCCCTTTGCCGAAGGTGCCTGGATGACCAAACATAATGGTAAATATTATTTCCAATATGGCGCACCCGGAACCGAATTTAGCGGCTATTCGGATGGAGTGGTTGTAGGCACCAAACCGCTGTTTTACGATACACCAACAACACCACAATCCGATCCTTTGAGTTATAAAGGTGGAGGATTTTCCCGCGGTGCTGGTCACGGTGCAACCTTTCAGGACAATAACAAAAATTACTGGCACATTTCTACCAGCATTATCTGCGTAAAAAATACCTGGGAACGCCGAATGGGGATCTGGCCAACCGGTTTTGATAAAGATGATGTGATGTGGACCAATACTGCCTTCGGCGATTACCCACTTTATTTACCGGCTGAAAGAAAAGAAGGCGGACCTGCAGGGCCAGGCTGGATGCTCATTAATTATAAAAAACCGGTAACCGTTTCTTCTACCCTGGGAAGCTTTAATGCCAATAATGCGATTGACGAAAATATTAAAACCTATTGGAGTGCCAAAACAGCCAATAATGGCGAATGGATCCAGACTGATTTGGGTAGTCTAGCAACCGTTAACGCCATACAGATCAACTATGCTGATCAGGATGCCGAATTCTTAGGAAAACAGAACGGAATTTACCACCAATATAAAATCCTTTCCTCAACGGATGGAAAAAAGTGGAGCGTCTTGGTTGATAAAAGCCAGAACAAAACAGACGTTCCGCATGATTATATAGAACTCCGGAAACCGGTAAAAACCAGGTTTGTTAAAATGGTAAACATCCACATGCCTACTGGAAAATTTGCCATTAGTGGTTTACGTGTTTTTGGGAATGGAAATGGTGAGAAACCGACAAAAGTGAAAAATCTGATCGTTTTAAGGACAGAAAAAGACAAACGCAGTGCCTACATTAAATGGGAGCCTGTTGATAATGCTTTTGCCTATAACCTTTATTACGGTACTGCGCCTGATAAACT
Proteins encoded in this region:
- a CDS encoding glucoamylase family protein translates to MIKIFPYFLVLFLFATACKKGDTPTPVDPPVTPTSFAFSDLKVNDAYSGFTYYGVNNSPIIKITFSSPINSTSISGNVTLTDASGTPAAFTSKLENNDNTVVITTTALQPITKYILSVNNNLSSKTGGKLQSAVAVNLITAVDDADKFARISDDDLLTLVQKQTFKYFWDFAHPISGLARERNTSGNTVTSGGSGFGIMALVTGISRNFISRADGLARIQKMVSFLKTADRFHGAYPHWLDGNTGKVIPFSTKDNGGDLVETSFLMAGLITARQYFNGTDAAEATLRADINTIYNGVEWNWYRKDNSSTLYWHWSPNYNWDMNLPVKGWNECLITYVMAAASPTSSIPKSVYDGGWAQNGAMKNGNTYYGVQLPLGIANGGPLFFSHYSFLGINPTGLSDAYANYEIQTRAHTQINYNYCKANPLGNYGYGENCWGLTASDIPNGYAASAPGNDVGVIAPTAALSSFPYTPTESMQALKYFYYKLGNKTWGDYGFYDAFSLKDQWFASSTLAIDQGPIVVMIENYRTKLIWNLFMSAPEVKAGMKNLGFSGPNL
- a CDS encoding glucoamylase family protein, producing MKFIFRNFLLLSFTLFTLSSCAQRKKSAYNPDLNIKKNLSDIELLDLVQKQTFQYFWDGAEPISGAGRERFHVDNVYPENDKNTVATGATGFGLMAILSGIDRNYVTKKEGLDRLNKILDFLSKADRFHGAWSHWINGETGKVRPFGQKDNGGDLVETSFVAQALICINEYYKNGSEPEKALAKKADDLWKEIDFNWFRNGQNVLYWHWSPEYNWEMNFPVKGYNECLIMYVMAASSPTHTIPAKVYHEGWARGGAIKADFDLYGHHIPLDYQGAKNSVGPLFWAHYSYLGLNPKGLKDRYADYWQNNVNHTLAIYDYCVANPKKFKGYGKNSWGLTASYSVKGYAAHSLQEDYGVISPTAAISSIPYTPKESMKVIRHLYEDLGDKVWGKYGFYDAFSETDNWYPKRYLGIDQGPMVVMIENYRSGLLWKLFMGNKDVQNGLKKLDFQFQP
- a CDS encoding discoidin domain-containing protein → MAKHLFKIFLIIPLLCGKFTASAQQKTYCNPINVDYGYTPFESFSEWGKHRATADPVIVNYKGDFYLFSTNQWGYWHSADMLNWKFHERKFLRPWNKTKDELCAPGVGIVGDTMVVFGSTYTKNFTLWGSTDPKGNKWFPLVDSLEIGGWDPAFFTDGDGKFYMYNGSSNNYPMYGVELDRKTFKPKGTRTPMYLLESWRYGWQRFGEYMDNTFLDPFAEGAWMTKHNGKYYFQYGAPGTEFSGYSDGVVVGTKPLFYDTPTTPQSDPLSYKGGGFSRGAGHGATFQDNNKNYWHISTSIICVKNTWERRMGIWPTGFDKDDVMWTNTAFGDYPLYLPAERKEGGPAGPGWMLINYKKPVTVSSTLGSFNANNAIDENIKTYWSAKTANNGEWIQTDLGSLATVNAIQINYADQDAEFLGKQNGIYHQYKILSSTDGKKWSVLVDKSQNKTDVPHDYIELRKPVKTRFVKMVNIHMPTGKFAISGLRVFGNGNGEKPTKVKNLIVLRTEKDKRSAYIKWEPVDNAFAYNLYYGTAPDKLYNCIMIHDFNEYWFKAMDSQKAYFFSIEAINENGVSVKTEVKKVD